The Sphingopyxis fribergensis genome contains a region encoding:
- a CDS encoding DUF5983 family protein gives METGQYLVLSTAHIRCATGQILTAWADYPPHKQPLPVAPTQYGWFLHTMTPPPEAQRRLPKELPPILAFGRDNGCDYVLLDSDGPTEDLLPTFPW, from the coding sequence ATGGAAACTGGACAATATCTTGTGCTCAGTACCGCACATATTCGCTGTGCGACCGGGCAGATACTCACCGCCTGGGCGGATTATCCGCCACACAAGCAACCGTTGCCAGTGGCGCCGACGCAATATGGCTGGTTCCTTCATACGATGACGCCGCCGCCCGAAGCGCAGCGCCGCCTCCCCAAAGAATTGCCCCCGATCCTTGCGTTCGGCCGCGACAACGGCTGCGATTATGTGCTGCTCGACAGCGACGGCCCGACCGAAGACTTGCTCCCGACTTTCCCGTGGTAG
- a CDS encoding IS5 family transposase (programmed frameshift): MPRNQPGARRVDDRRVISGILHVLKSGCRWCDCPADYGPSTTVYNRFNRWSRRGFWTKLLDALAGAGAVTKSTAIDSTYIKAQRSAFGGKGGGQTQAIGRSRGGWTTKIHALTDVLGRPYALMLTAGNVSDVKAAPALLERAGPMRYLLGDKGYDANRLRTSLRENGTSPVIPGRRNRKRAIRYDQHRYRSRHLIENAFCRIKDFRRIATRYDKLAANFLSAVALVTTLAFWL, from the exons TTGCCCCGGAACCAGCCTGGTGCGCGACGGGTCGATGACCGGCGGGTGATTTCGGGCATCCTTCATGTACTGAAATCCGGCTGCCGGTGGTGCGACTGTCCGGCAGACTATGGACCATCGACGACGGTCTACAACCGCTTCAACCGCTGGTCGCGGCGGGGGTTCTGGACGAAGTTGCTCGATGCCTTGGCAGGGGCGGGTGCGGTGACGAAGAGCACGGCGATCGATAGCACCTACATCAAAGCCCAGCGCTCGGCCTTTGGTGGAAAAGGGGGCG GCCAGACGCAGGCGATCGGTCGTTCTCGCGGCGGCTGGACAACCAAGATCCATGCCCTGACCGACGTTCTCGGCCGCCCCTATGCCCTTATGCTGACGGCGGGCAATGTCAGCGATGTGAAGGCTGCACCGGCACTGCTCGAACGCGCCGGACCGATGCGCTACCTGCTCGGCGACAAGGGCTACGACGCAAACCGGCTGCGGACGTCCTTGCGCGAGAATGGCACCAGCCCCGTCATTCCGGGTCGCCGCAACCGCAAGCGAGCCATCCGATACGATCAGCACCGCTACCGTAGCCGGCACCTCATCGAAAATGCCTTCTGCCGGATCAAAGACTTCCGTCGGATCGCCACACGCTACGACAAGCTCGCCGCCAACTTCCTGTCAGCCGTCGCGCTGGTCACTACCTTGGCCTTCTGGCTCTGA
- a CDS encoding protein phosphatase 2C domain-containing protein, producing MLTLLDAVCCAGSRETQNDDMFGFTPRRAFVVDGATDLVDTPFSGAASDASWLAKRATAGLSVSDSEPDTRKVIREISNAAANEWLSKTDGADIPLWAQPSATMLVVSEIEGAIEITRLGDCSAYVLDSNGVRSFTSQSKADEERSVRSAGVTARNKLDFEQRPQIELLRSRRIASVRAAHVFGLDSACGDNAFVERMPVDRPAHVLAMTDGFSTIIDLYARYTGASIIAAALERGLTSIVDEIRTVETSDRTGLEFPRWKTSDDATAVLLRID from the coding sequence ATGTTGACCTTGCTTGATGCGGTTTGCTGTGCCGGTTCTCGTGAGACTCAGAACGACGACATGTTCGGGTTTACACCCCGTCGCGCCTTTGTCGTCGATGGGGCAACGGATTTGGTCGACACACCTTTCTCTGGCGCGGCGAGCGACGCCTCCTGGCTCGCCAAGCGCGCAACCGCCGGGCTCTCTGTGTCGGATTCCGAGCCGGACACAAGGAAAGTCATTCGCGAAATTTCCAATGCTGCAGCGAACGAATGGCTCTCGAAAACGGATGGAGCTGATATCCCTCTGTGGGCCCAGCCGTCTGCGACCATGTTGGTGGTCAGCGAGATCGAGGGCGCGATCGAGATTACCCGGCTTGGTGATTGCTCCGCGTATGTTTTGGATTCGAATGGCGTTCGCTCATTCACAAGCCAGAGCAAAGCCGACGAGGAGCGCTCGGTCCGAAGCGCCGGCGTCACGGCGCGCAATAAGCTCGATTTTGAGCAGCGGCCGCAGATTGAACTCCTTCGAAGCAGGCGAATAGCGTCCGTCCGCGCCGCGCATGTTTTTGGTTTGGACTCGGCTTGCGGCGACAATGCATTCGTCGAACGCATGCCGGTTGATCGACCGGCGCATGTGCTGGCGATGACCGACGGCTTTTCAACGATTATAGACCTCTATGCACGGTATACTGGTGCCTCGATAATAGCGGCAGCCTTGGAAAGGGGGCTGACGAGCATCGTCGACGAAATACGCACTGTGGAGACGAGTGATCGTACAGGGCTGGAATTTCCAAGGTGGAAGACGTCGGACGATGCAACCGCTGTGTTGCTGCGGATTGATTGA
- a CDS encoding MFS transporter: MIDLAGLGIILPVMPELIFELTGASIGEASAIGGWLLFSYAAMQFLFSPVVGHLSDRLGRRPVLLAAIGGLAVNYALMAIAPSLLWLFVGRLFSGALGATYPVAAASVADVTEPEERVKQFGVLHAMIGLGLILGPLLGGLAAGHGVRAPFWVAACIATATLIAGYFLFPETLSGHDIRQNTDEGTRKIMRFSTSFMSSSGSLFIVFFLVEVSFQALPIIWAFYAINNLGWNATTIGYSMAIYGVFIALAQIVLPRHMEGLFGSKVAGIAALSCVTLAYLGLSFSSNETLIWGLILVMAAGTTIFPILQAVLSRRTERESQGALQGSMSSITAVASIVSPLVMTQLFKAFVGSDPIFGSVSWPGAPFFAAAVLSGLALLIYARFFMSARTTATNHKEHEHG; this comes from the coding sequence TTGATCGATCTCGCGGGGCTGGGCATCATTTTGCCCGTCATGCCGGAGCTAATTTTTGAGCTCACCGGCGCTTCAATCGGCGAAGCGAGTGCGATTGGAGGATGGCTTCTTTTTTCCTATGCTGCAATGCAGTTCCTTTTCTCTCCGGTTGTCGGACATCTAAGCGACAGGTTAGGGCGGAGACCCGTTCTGCTTGCTGCGATCGGCGGCTTGGCGGTCAATTACGCTCTTATGGCTATTGCGCCGTCCCTTTTGTGGCTCTTCGTTGGCCGACTGTTCTCCGGCGCTCTCGGTGCGACATATCCGGTTGCCGCCGCAAGCGTTGCCGACGTCACCGAACCGGAAGAACGGGTAAAGCAGTTCGGTGTATTGCACGCCATGATCGGACTGGGACTTATTTTGGGGCCATTGCTCGGCGGGCTCGCCGCAGGCCATGGGGTGCGAGCTCCCTTTTGGGTGGCCGCCTGCATTGCAACGGCCACGCTGATTGCAGGATATTTTCTGTTTCCCGAAACCCTCTCGGGCCACGATATTCGTCAAAACACAGATGAAGGCACCCGGAAGATTATGCGTTTCTCGACAAGTTTTATGTCATCGTCTGGATCGCTATTCATTGTTTTCTTTCTGGTCGAAGTGTCTTTCCAGGCGCTGCCGATCATATGGGCATTTTATGCGATCAATAATCTGGGCTGGAATGCTACGACAATCGGATATTCGATGGCTATCTACGGCGTTTTCATTGCTTTGGCCCAAATCGTCCTCCCGCGTCATATGGAGGGCCTGTTCGGATCTAAAGTCGCTGGCATTGCCGCACTTTCCTGCGTCACGCTTGCCTATCTGGGACTTTCATTTTCTTCAAACGAAACGCTGATATGGGGGCTAATCCTCGTCATGGCCGCGGGCACAACCATTTTTCCGATCCTTCAGGCTGTTCTTTCCAGGAGAACCGAGCGCGAATCTCAAGGCGCTCTGCAGGGATCGATGTCCTCTATCACTGCCGTCGCATCAATCGTGAGTCCACTCGTAATGACACAGCTTTTCAAGGCCTTTGTTGGAAGTGATCCGATTTTCGGCAGCGTGTCATGGCCAGGAGCGCCCTTCTTCGCCGCCGCGGTACTGAGTGGCTTGGCTCTGCTCATTTATGCCCGCTTCTTTATGTCGGCACGGACGACCGCCACCAACCACAAAGAACACGAGCATGGCTGA
- a CDS encoding cytochrome P450: protein MATDTIKAILGIGDCDSDIIRRFTSDSVIFLEPINAKAEELVTAERSYDELSRCIASVLERISTPDDALSNIREAIEDGTLSIEEAISNIAFVLSAGIDTTVNLIGAGFSNIVDKSLSASDLHDERVINELLRLSPSIHMTGRVAAEDILLGEHLIKGGSMVIAVLAAANRDPCVFDKPDEIDPYRRSLTPLSFGAGRHFCIGVHLAKLEAQIAWRHLARRLPFGDVAVTEIEYERRAFIRTPRRMIVRQAKRRLGA from the coding sequence GTGGCAACGGACACGATTAAGGCCATTTTGGGCATTGGAGATTGCGATAGCGACATTATCCGGCGTTTCACCTCTGATAGCGTGATATTTCTCGAGCCGATAAACGCCAAGGCTGAGGAGCTCGTGACGGCTGAAAGAAGTTACGACGAACTGTCGCGGTGCATTGCCAGCGTTCTGGAACGGATTTCAACGCCGGACGACGCGCTTTCGAACATCCGGGAAGCTATTGAGGATGGGACTCTATCGATCGAGGAGGCGATTTCGAACATCGCTTTTGTCCTGTCGGCTGGCATCGACACGACGGTCAATCTGATCGGTGCCGGCTTCAGCAACATCGTAGACAAATCGCTTTCCGCATCGGATCTGCATGACGAGAGGGTTATCAATGAACTCCTTCGGCTTTCTCCCTCGATTCATATGACCGGACGTGTGGCGGCCGAGGATATTTTACTTGGCGAGCATCTCATCAAAGGCGGAAGCATGGTAATCGCCGTCCTCGCGGCCGCAAACAGAGACCCCTGCGTCTTCGACAAACCGGACGAGATCGACCCTTATCGAAGAAGCCTCACGCCGTTGAGCTTCGGTGCCGGGCGCCATTTCTGTATTGGCGTACATCTTGCCAAGCTGGAAGCGCAGATCGCCTGGAGGCATTTGGCCCGTCGCCTGCCGTTCGGCGATGTTGCCGTCACCGAGATCGAATATGAGCGCAGGGCCTTCATCCGCACACCCCGTCGCATGATTGTCCGCCAAGCGAAGCGGCGGCTAGGAGCGTGA
- a CDS encoding N-acetylmuramic acid 6-phosphate etherase, translating into MPGTEAVDPRYAEIDDWPTVDAVTAMIEGQREAIEALNSQAGAIATACEAAAQRLLSSQGRLIYVGAGTSGRVAVQDGVELTPTFGWPQERLLYLLAGGLPALVESAEGAEDDVVDAARQIAEHAVDATDVVVAVAASGHTPFTLRAIEDARVRGALTIAIANNASTPVLQAAQHAIFLGTGSEIISGSTRMKAGTAQKAAINIISTTIMLRLGKVYRGQMVDMVVSNAKLQRRAAGIVQMLTKCSEDDAVDALERGENSISRAVLIAMGNSPNESAKLLKDHGGILAKAIAALG; encoded by the coding sequence ATGCCGGGTACTGAAGCGGTCGACCCACGCTACGCCGAAATAGACGACTGGCCAACGGTTGATGCCGTAACCGCTATGATCGAAGGCCAACGCGAAGCCATCGAAGCCTTAAACAGCCAGGCAGGGGCGATTGCCACGGCGTGCGAAGCGGCCGCGCAAAGGCTTTTATCTTCGCAAGGGCGCCTGATCTATGTCGGCGCTGGAACATCGGGCCGCGTGGCAGTTCAGGACGGCGTCGAACTGACGCCGACCTTCGGCTGGCCACAGGAGAGGTTGCTTTATCTCCTCGCGGGTGGACTCCCGGCGCTCGTCGAGAGCGCTGAAGGCGCCGAAGATGATGTTGTTGATGCCGCGAGGCAGATCGCCGAGCATGCTGTCGACGCGACCGATGTTGTAGTGGCTGTGGCAGCAAGCGGGCACACTCCATTCACATTGCGTGCCATCGAGGATGCACGCGTCCGCGGGGCGCTGACAATCGCGATAGCCAACAATGCGTCGACTCCGGTCCTTCAGGCTGCGCAGCACGCCATCTTCCTCGGGACCGGAAGCGAAATCATCAGCGGATCGACGCGCATGAAGGCAGGCACGGCCCAGAAAGCTGCCATCAACATCATCTCGACGACGATCATGTTGCGGCTCGGCAAGGTCTATCGCGGCCAGATGGTCGACATGGTCGTCTCGAACGCGAAGTTGCAGCGACGCGCGGCCGGAATCGTGCAGATGCTTACAAAATGTTCCGAGGATGATGCCGTGGATGCCCTGGAACGGGGCGAAAACAGTATCTCTAGGGCGGTCCTCATCGCCATGGGCAATAGTCCAAATGAGTCCGCCAAACTTCTCAAAGATCACGGCGGAATATTGGCCAAGGCAATCGCGGCGCTCGGGTAG
- a CDS encoding TonB-dependent receptor plug domain-containing protein: MFAQESGSATSEARAESDIIVTGTRVRTPGLTSTSPISAVEGEQISLQRAVTIEDFSVKMPQLAGGVNSTSVGSDAFGAQTLDLRNLGQNRTLVLINGTRAIPFSFRNAVDVNSIPAPLLKRVDVLTGGAAAVYGADAVAGVVNFIIDDSFEGWQANANYRAVAGGASQFGGHVMGGLSLGGRGNLVVYGEYTERDSLLAGNRDFARRGVATLPIGGNFTDVASGRTFSYDASGNFTLTPQSTDYTPDFLLVQPLRRINASAFLKYDVLDNVELYGRVMYSDLRTRGGSRSGQNPPTTGANGINVQIAENNPFLDPQARARLTFVNGFATVNVRRSLGELGVTYAQNNRETIQGLIGLRGDITPAIGWDAYYQYGRSKESIVVKGDGTRSAFAGLVNTTDIFGPGGDFTSVLRDFNFGDRKRTQQVASAYVSGDTSDFFAGWAGPIGFTAGYEFRRETGRFVYGADLGTSFNQGTESAPLVPPFVKVNELFGELVVPLLSDLPLVQKLTVEGAYRRSWYEKSVGDDRRYDTNKLGINWIVSDDLRLRGTRQTVIRDANIGEFANPVFSIPFANLRTVARLFPRYAGDPCVGATNSATIAQCTAQGYRGPYDSNNPANLQGGYFFGGNANIEAERGKTYTLGGVFTPTFLRGLNLSVDWYKIDIRNAVGQIQPVDALTSCYITDPTPGNPLCAAVTRDPTTGYILNAFVDDRNLALIKQQGIDIDFRYGFDLDFGPPESRLTLGYTASIVTKYSIQRNAALTPVNCKGTYGAACSSDLVTLVAPDFRSRATITWDSKPLTVQFGWRRIGSVRDSTAGSVGRIPAYDYFDLNLAVRPPVEGLTLAFGIDNLFDKKPPLPVNPGAYNTFPDTYDVLGTTFGFSVTLRR, translated from the coding sequence GTGTTTGCGCAAGAATCCGGTAGCGCAACGAGCGAGGCACGCGCGGAGTCGGATATCATCGTCACCGGAACGCGCGTCCGTACGCCCGGACTGACCTCCACCAGCCCAATCAGCGCGGTCGAGGGTGAGCAGATATCGCTTCAAAGGGCGGTCACGATCGAGGATTTCTCGGTCAAGATGCCGCAGCTCGCGGGCGGCGTGAACTCGACATCGGTTGGTAGCGACGCATTCGGTGCGCAGACCCTCGATTTGCGCAATCTCGGGCAGAACCGCACACTCGTTCTGATCAACGGGACTCGCGCCATTCCGTTCAGTTTCCGAAACGCGGTTGATGTTAACTCAATCCCGGCGCCCCTGCTCAAGCGCGTAGACGTGCTCACCGGCGGCGCGGCGGCGGTGTATGGTGCTGACGCCGTGGCGGGGGTCGTGAACTTCATCATCGACGATTCATTCGAAGGGTGGCAAGCGAACGCCAATTATCGCGCGGTGGCCGGCGGTGCTTCGCAGTTCGGCGGCCATGTAATGGGCGGTCTGTCACTGGGTGGTCGGGGAAATCTGGTCGTATACGGCGAATATACGGAGCGAGATTCGCTTCTTGCCGGGAACCGCGACTTCGCGCGCCGCGGCGTTGCGACGCTGCCGATCGGGGGCAACTTCACCGACGTCGCGAGCGGGCGGACCTTTTCCTACGACGCCTCGGGCAATTTCACGCTTACGCCGCAATCGACCGACTACACGCCCGATTTCCTGCTCGTCCAGCCGTTGCGGCGCATCAATGCGAGCGCGTTCCTGAAATATGACGTGCTCGATAATGTCGAGCTCTATGGTCGCGTTATGTATTCCGACCTGCGGACGCGCGGCGGTAGCCGGTCAGGGCAGAATCCTCCGACTACCGGAGCGAACGGGATCAACGTCCAGATTGCCGAGAATAATCCGTTCCTCGACCCTCAGGCGCGGGCACGACTGACCTTCGTGAACGGTTTTGCTACCGTTAACGTCCGGCGCTCGCTCGGCGAACTCGGCGTGACCTATGCGCAGAACAATCGCGAAACCATTCAGGGCCTGATCGGGCTGCGCGGTGACATCACGCCGGCGATCGGTTGGGACGCCTATTACCAATATGGTCGGTCCAAGGAATCGATCGTCGTCAAGGGCGACGGTACGCGTTCCGCCTTTGCCGGGCTCGTCAACACGACCGATATCTTCGGGCCGGGCGGCGACTTCACCAGCGTGCTGCGCGATTTCAACTTTGGCGACCGCAAGCGAACGCAGCAGGTGGCCTCGGCATATGTTTCAGGTGATACGAGCGACTTCTTCGCTGGATGGGCCGGGCCGATCGGATTCACCGCCGGCTATGAATTCCGACGCGAAACCGGCCGGTTCGTCTACGGTGCCGACCTTGGAACATCGTTCAACCAAGGCACCGAATCGGCGCCACTTGTCCCGCCCTTCGTCAAGGTGAATGAACTGTTCGGCGAATTGGTTGTCCCGCTGCTGTCGGATTTGCCGCTGGTCCAGAAGCTTACCGTCGAAGGTGCATATCGCCGATCCTGGTATGAAAAATCGGTCGGGGACGACAGGCGCTACGATACCAACAAGCTTGGGATCAATTGGATTGTCTCCGACGACCTGCGGCTACGCGGTACGCGTCAGACCGTCATCCGGGACGCCAATATCGGCGAATTCGCCAACCCGGTCTTTTCGATACCTTTCGCCAACCTGCGGACGGTCGCCCGTCTTTTCCCGCGTTATGCCGGGGATCCGTGCGTGGGTGCGACCAATTCGGCGACGATCGCGCAATGTACCGCGCAAGGGTATCGGGGCCCCTATGATTCCAACAACCCCGCAAATCTGCAGGGTGGCTATTTCTTTGGCGGCAACGCAAACATCGAAGCCGAACGAGGCAAGACATATACCCTTGGCGGCGTCTTCACCCCAACCTTCCTGCGCGGTCTCAACCTATCGGTCGATTGGTACAAGATCGATATTCGGAATGCGGTCGGCCAGATCCAGCCCGTCGACGCGCTCACGAGCTGCTACATCACCGACCCGACACCGGGCAATCCGCTGTGCGCCGCGGTGACCCGGGATCCGACCACTGGTTACATCTTGAATGCCTTCGTCGATGATCGAAATCTTGCGCTCATCAAGCAGCAGGGCATCGACATCGATTTCCGTTATGGGTTCGATCTCGATTTCGGCCCGCCGGAGAGTCGGCTCACTCTCGGTTATACGGCGAGCATCGTCACCAAATATTCGATTCAGCGCAACGCCGCTCTGACGCCCGTCAATTGCAAGGGGACCTATGGAGCCGCCTGTTCGTCGGACTTGGTGACGCTAGTTGCGCCTGACTTCCGGTCGCGTGCTACGATTACCTGGGATAGCAAACCGTTGACGGTCCAGTTTGGATGGAGGCGTATCGGATCGGTTCGCGATTCGACGGCGGGCAGCGTCGGCCGGATTCCCGCTTATGATTATTTCGACCTGAACTTGGCAGTTCGTCCGCCCGTGGAGGGGCTGACCCTAGCCTTTGGTATCGACAATCTCTTTGATAAGAAGCCGCCGCTGCCGGTCAATCCAGGAGCCTATAATACATTCCCGGACACCTATGACGTACTGGGAACCACCTTTGGCTTCTCTGTGACCCTGAGGCGGTGA
- a CDS encoding class I SAM-dependent methyltransferase — protein sequence MSKYALKVGQSAVERLAVLDEIHAVTSSHILSGVSLPAPSRILDVGCGVGHTTIRLARHFGSQAHVVGIDREPSQIDTSKRENPSPNIEYRVGDLKDYLEQLSGYDLIYGRFVFGHNRDCIDLLGRIFANMRSGARLIFEEPDIGTARTLVGTGIIEEVEDLYRKLGDSLGQNFSSSLNLASEAVALDSAAEIRFVQPVISRPRYKQLYLLGLKEVRGKYISQGIADELALDDIERRLEREVNDPSSLIATARLIQISLRKS from the coding sequence ATGTCCAAATATGCTTTGAAGGTCGGGCAGTCAGCTGTCGAAAGGTTGGCCGTTCTTGACGAGATTCACGCGGTCACATCGTCGCATATCCTTTCAGGTGTTTCCTTGCCCGCACCGTCACGGATCCTAGACGTGGGTTGCGGTGTAGGGCACACCACGATCCGTCTCGCGCGCCACTTTGGCTCACAGGCGCACGTAGTCGGCATTGACCGCGAGCCATCGCAGATCGACACTTCTAAACGGGAAAATCCTTCTCCCAACATCGAGTATCGAGTTGGGGATCTCAAGGATTATCTGGAGCAGCTTTCCGGGTACGACCTGATCTACGGCCGGTTCGTCTTTGGTCACAATCGCGATTGCATCGATCTGCTGGGCAGAATTTTCGCCAACATGCGATCCGGAGCGCGCTTGATATTCGAGGAGCCCGACATCGGCACTGCAAGGACATTAGTGGGCACTGGAATTATCGAGGAAGTTGAGGATCTCTACCGAAAGCTTGGCGATTCGCTTGGCCAGAATTTTTCGTCGAGCCTGAACTTGGCGAGCGAGGCGGTTGCGCTCGACAGCGCCGCCGAGATCCGTTTCGTGCAGCCGGTGATTTCTAGGCCCCGGTACAAGCAGCTCTATCTGCTCGGCCTCAAGGAGGTCCGTGGCAAATATATAAGCCAAGGCATCGCCGATGAGTTGGCGCTAGACGATATCGAGCGAAGACTGGAGCGAGAGGTGAATGATCCGTCCTCGTTAATTGCCACCGCGCGTCTGATCCAGATTTCATTGCGAAAGTCCTAG
- a CDS encoding acyltransferase family protein, translating to MTQSARIRDLPLDFLRGADVMLMLLVNFQTAAGPAILRHAAWHGLTLADIVFPIFLLIVGISTSLALDGRRRPMAWVAVVRRGAMLFAIGVALNWCLRPELDWGQLRWTGVLQRIAIVYLACAAIISIGRGALIPLGLALAVIATHTFVLLATGAGSNVASLAPGTGISGLLDRQFLPGLILRGSWDPEGVLSTLPSMASGFFGIALARWAGAPRHIRRLAFAGAILVLAGLLAATIVPINKNLWTASFVLVTSGIGALAYAVAHAAWPLLQPYNWANQFIAVGQAALTIYVIHMLLIALLRLPPGGEERIRDHLLAGLQEAGLSAMWSSVLFAVLAVTICRLFLVPLQRRGLLLRV from the coding sequence GTGACTCAATCGGCGCGCATCCGCGACCTGCCGCTCGATTTCCTGCGGGGAGCAGATGTGATGCTGATGTTGCTTGTCAACTTTCAGACGGCCGCGGGGCCCGCGATCCTCCGACATGCCGCTTGGCACGGCCTGACGCTTGCTGATATCGTCTTTCCGATTTTCCTGCTCATTGTCGGCATTTCCACATCGCTGGCTCTTGATGGACGTCGGCGGCCGATGGCATGGGTCGCGGTTGTCCGGCGCGGCGCGATGCTCTTTGCGATCGGCGTCGCGCTCAACTGGTGCCTGCGCCCCGAACTTGACTGGGGGCAGTTGCGATGGACAGGCGTGTTGCAGCGCATCGCCATCGTGTACCTCGCCTGCGCCGCAATCATCTCCATTGGGCGCGGTGCGCTCATTCCGCTCGGGCTCGCGTTGGCAGTCATCGCGACGCATACTTTCGTGCTGCTGGCTACAGGTGCGGGAAGCAATGTTGCCAGCCTCGCTCCCGGTACGGGAATTAGCGGATTGCTGGATCGGCAATTCCTCCCGGGACTGATATTGCGCGGCAGTTGGGATCCCGAGGGTGTATTGTCCACGTTGCCCTCGATGGCGAGCGGTTTCTTCGGCATCGCGCTCGCGCGTTGGGCCGGTGCACCAAGGCACATCCGGCGCCTCGCGTTCGCCGGCGCCATTCTCGTACTGGCCGGGCTGTTGGCGGCGACCATCGTCCCGATCAACAAAAATTTGTGGACTGCGAGCTTCGTGCTTGTGACATCGGGGATCGGCGCGCTGGCCTATGCTGTGGCCCACGCCGCATGGCCCCTGCTGCAACCGTATAATTGGGCAAACCAGTTCATCGCGGTCGGCCAGGCAGCGCTGACCATCTATGTGATCCATATGCTCCTGATCGCCCTGCTGCGCCTTCCGCCGGGTGGCGAGGAGCGGATTCGGGACCACCTGCTCGCGGGGCTTCAGGAGGCCGGTCTGTCGGCCATGTGGTCGTCGGTGCTATTTGCGGTTCTTGCGGTAACAATTTGCAGGTTGTTTCTGGTACCGCTTCAGCGCCGCGGTCTTTTGCTGCGGGTTTAG
- a CDS encoding sodium:solute symporter, which yields MHTLQFTSLDWSILIGYVLVLAIAGYASTRRNMENADDYFLASHRAPTWLVAVSVLSTVQSTATFLGVPDNSFRGNYTYLTSVIGALIGAWLVAAILMPRFYAMGATTVYELLEARFSPTARRAAGAMYLVGRVFASGARLYLAAIAVSMILFLDVAPEHIIVASFVLLVFGLAFTFMGGLNSVIWSDLVQVVLYVGAAIFVVLFLLSKIPAPATAIYTALAYPPSGASKLQVLDWTLDLATPFSVLAAVTGMVLINAANSGLDQDTTQRLLACDSARQGSRALYWSVLASIPVILIFLFIGSLLYIFYERPDLMTTIPGQIAPTFQGEKITVFMSFILSEIPPGLRGFVTVGVIAAAAINSGLISMAAVAINDFYRPFVERNGPRNERHFILAGRLATVILGILLFLMSIVCFYWQRYSDIPLLEFVLGVMAFAYSGLLGVYITAVFSKRGSTASVIAALAVGFVVVMLFQPFTIDVLGLPEALKKIAFPWHLCVGVTVSTLVCLIGNANKEVIDAGY from the coding sequence ATGCACACGCTACAATTCACGTCGCTGGATTGGTCGATCCTGATCGGATATGTCTTGGTCCTCGCCATCGCTGGCTATGCGTCAACGCGGCGCAACATGGAAAATGCGGACGACTATTTTCTGGCGAGCCATCGTGCGCCGACCTGGCTTGTAGCGGTGTCTGTTCTGTCCACCGTGCAATCGACAGCCACCTTCCTTGGCGTTCCAGACAATAGCTTCCGGGGAAATTACACCTATCTGACCAGCGTGATCGGCGCGCTGATCGGCGCTTGGCTCGTCGCCGCCATCCTGATGCCGCGCTTTTACGCGATGGGCGCCACCACCGTCTACGAACTGCTCGAGGCCCGGTTCAGCCCGACCGCGCGGCGCGCGGCCGGGGCGATGTATCTGGTCGGGCGCGTGTTTGCCAGTGGGGCTAGGCTCTATCTTGCCGCGATTGCCGTTTCGATGATCCTATTCCTCGACGTTGCGCCCGAGCATATTATCGTCGCTTCATTCGTCTTGCTGGTCTTCGGCCTTGCCTTCACCTTCATGGGCGGCCTCAATTCTGTGATCTGGAGCGATCTGGTCCAGGTCGTGCTTTACGTCGGAGCGGCAATCTTCGTCGTCCTGTTCCTACTGTCTAAGATTCCCGCGCCGGCCACCGCTATCTACACTGCGCTTGCATACCCTCCCTCCGGAGCGAGCAAGTTGCAAGTCCTTGACTGGACACTCGATCTCGCCACGCCCTTTTCGGTTCTGGCAGCGGTGACGGGAATGGTCCTGATTAACGCGGCGAATTCGGGTCTCGACCAAGATACGACGCAACGCTTGCTCGCTTGCGATTCGGCGAGACAGGGCAGCCGCGCCCTCTACTGGTCTGTGCTGGCATCGATCCCTGTCATCCTAATTTTTCTCTTCATCGGCTCGCTGCTCTACATCTTCTATGAACGCCCCGACCTGATGACGACCATCCCGGGACAGATCGCACCGACGTTCCAAGGTGAAAAGATCACCGTCTTTATGAGCTTCATTCTGAGCGAAATCCCGCCGGGCTTGCGCGGGTTCGTAACTGTTGGTGTCATCGCCGCCGCCGCTATCAATTCCGGACTGATCTCGATGGCCGCCGTAGCGATCAACGATTTCTACCGCCCTTTCGTCGAGCGCAACGGACCGCGCAACGAACGGCACTTCATCCTTGCTGGGCGTCTTGCGACAGTAATTCTGGGCATTCTCCTCTTCCTGATGTCCATCGTCTGCTTCTATTGGCAGCGGTACAGCGACATTCCGCTGCTCGAATTTGTCCTCGGAGTGATGGCGTTCGCCTATTCGGGACTGCTGGGGGTCTACATCACAGCGGTGTTTTCAAAGCGCGGGTCGACGGCGTCGGTCATCGCGGCCTTGGCGGTGGGCTTCGTCGTCGTCATGCTGTTTCAACCGTTCACGATCGATGTACTAGGCCTGCCCGAAGCACTCAAGAAAATCGCCTTTCCATGGCACTTGTGCGTTGGCGTGACAGTTTCAACGCTGGTTTGCCTCATCGGCAACGCGAACAAGGAAGTTATAGATGCCGGGTACTGA